One genomic region from Drosophila busckii strain San Diego stock center, stock number 13000-0081.31 chromosome 3R, ASM1175060v1, whole genome shotgun sequence encodes:
- the LOC108603258 gene encoding aldo-keto reductase family 1 member B7, which translates to MMACNKFVTLSNDEKMPIIGIGTWQASDEEIETAIDSALEAGYRHIDTAPVYGNEQAIGRVLKRWLDAGKIKREELYIVTKLPPISNRPHEVEPTIKKSLADLQLDYVDMYLIHTPFTICINPDGSFKMDEEGLMEVDKSTNLAATWLEMEKLVAQGLTKSIGVSNFSKEQVERLLKNCKIPPANNQVEHHVYLQQRDLIDFCQANNVVVTAYSPLGSKGIAKFNAQAGLKRDLPDLMDIPEVKDIAVAHGKTPAQVLIRWIIDTGVVAIPKSTNAARLKQNLDVFDFQLSADEVAKLCALDKNIRICDFAFFHGVERHPEFTFKNQYTN; encoded by the exons ATGATGGCGTGCAATAAATTCGTGACTCTAAGCAATGACGAGAAAATGCCCATCATTGGCATTGGCACTTGGCAG GCATCTGATGAAGAAATCGAAACCGCAATAGATAGTGCACTGGAGGCGGGGTATCGTCATATAGACACCGCCCCTGTTTATGGGAATGAACAAGCTATTGGGCGTGTGCTGAAGCGTTGGCTGGATGCGGGCAAAATCAAGCGAGAGGAGCTGTACATTGTGACCAAACTGCCACCCATTT CTAATCGTCCACATGAGGTCGAACCAACGATTAAGAAATCATTGGCCGATCTGCAGTTAGACTATGTGGACATGTATCTCATACACACACCATTCACCATTTGCATTAATCCCGATGGCAGCTTTAAAATGGACGAAGAGGGACTCATGGAGGTGGATAAATCTACCAATCTCGCTGCCACCTGGCTGGAAATGGAAAAGCTGGTAGCACAGGGCTTGACCAAGTCTATCGGTGTCTCGAATTTCAGCAAGGAACAAGTGGAGCGTCTATTGAAAAACTGTAAAATTCCACCAGCCAACAATCAGGTTGAGCATCATGTGTATTTGCAACAACGCGATCTCATTGATTTCTGCCAGGCTAACAATGTAGTTGTCACAGCCTACTCGCCACTGGGTTCAAAGGGTATTGCCAAGTTTAATGCCCAAGCTGGCCTAAAGCGCGATCTACCCGATTTGATGGACATACCAGAGGTTAAGGATATTGCAGTTGCGCATGGCAAGACGCCAGCTCAGGTGCTGATACGTTGGATTATTGACACGGGAGTTGTGGCTATTCCAAAGAGCACCAATGCAGCACGACTCAAACAAAACCTGGATGTCTTTGATTTTCAGCTAAGCGCTGATGAGGTGGCAAAGCTCTGTGCGCTGGATAAGAATATACGCATATGTGACTTTGCATTTTTCCACGG cgtGGAGCGTCATCCTGAGTTTACGTTCAAAAATCAATACACTAACTAA
- the LOC108603805 gene encoding tRNA dimethylallyltransferase encodes MLRKVPLIVILGSTGTGKTKLSLELAERFGGEIISADSMQVYTKLDIATAKATKEEQSRVRHHLLDVVTPAEPFTVTHFRNAALPIIEELLAKSKPPIVVGGTNYYIESLLWDILVETKQLQADASENAEHLTAELMTAMTTAELHEYLNKIDANSAIRMHPNNRRKIKRAIEVYQSTGQTLTDKLAEQRQQPGGNRLGGPLRYPHIILLWLRCQQEVLNERLDKRVDAMLQQGLLQELRQFHNCYAGDKTEEFTKGVLQTIGYKEFVPYLMKYDAQHDERVVAYLSENNYELPTQEQLSELEIVLANLAESLQLLSKCCEQLKLVTRRYSKKQLKWINNRFLASAQRQVPDLYELDTSNVSDWHEAVFKRAECIIDSYRQHQICEIMPMAKRVHPGGELNEETSNFCSICERHFVGEFQWGLHLKSNKHKRRRESQRREQQRAANAEAEA; translated from the coding sequence atgcTGCGCAAAGTCCCGCTAATTGTGATATTGGGCTCAACGGGCACGGGGAAGACCAAATTATCACTTGAGCTGGCAGAGCGCTTTGGCGGTGAGATAATCAGCGCTGATTCTATGCAAGTGTACACCAAACTGGACATAGCTACAGCTAAGGCAACGAAGGAGGAACAATCACGTGTACGACATCATTTGCTGGATGTGGTGACACCTGCCGAACCGTTTACAGTGACACATTTTCGCAATGCAGCGCTACCCATCATCGaggagctgctggccaagtcCAAGCCGCCGATTGTTGTCGGTGGTACCAACTATTACATAGAGTCATTGTTGTGGGATATTTTGGTGGAAACAAAGCAACTGCAGGCGGACGCAAGCGAAAATGCAGAACATTTAACAGCAGAGCTCATGACTGCAATGACAACAGCTGAGCTACATGAGTATTTGAACAAAATAGATGCCAACAGTGCAATACGCATGCATCCCAACAACAGGCGCAAGATTAAGCGTGCTATTGAAGTTTACCAAAGCACAGGACAAACGCTGACTGACAAGCTGGCGGAGCAACGACAGCAACCAGGCGGCAATCGTCTGGGCGGACCACTACGCTATCCACATATCATATTGTTGTGGCTGCGCTGTCAGCAGGAGGTGCTCAATGAGCGACTGGACAAACGTGTGGATGCCATGCTGCAGCAGGGTCTGCTTCAGGAGCTGCGTCAGTTCCACAATTGCTACGCTGGAGATAAAACGGAGGAGTTTACCAAGGGCGTGCTGCAGACCATAGGCTACAAGGAGTTTGTTCCGTACTTGATGAAGTACGACGCGCAGCACGATGAACGCGTGGTGGCGTATTTAAGCGAGAACAACTATGAGCTGCCTACACAGGAGCAGCTGTCTGAGCTAGAGATAGTGCTAGCAAACTTGGCCGAAAGTTTGCAACTGCTAAGCAAGTGTTGTGAGCAGCTAAAGCTGGTGACGCGTCGCTACTCCAAGAAGCAGCTCAAGTGGATAAACAATCGCTTTTTGGCCAGCGCTCAACGTCAAGTGCCAGATCTCTACGAGCTGGACACCAGCAATGTGAGCGATTGGCATGAGGCGGTATTCAAACGGGCCGAATGCATTATAGACAGCTATAGACAGCATCAAATCTGCGAGATAATGCCGATGGCGAAACGTGTGCATCCCGGTGGTGAACTCAATGAGGAAACAAGCAATTTTTGCAGCATCTGTGAACGTCACTTTGTGGGCGAGTTCCAATGGGGGCTGCATCTCAagtcaaacaaacataaacgACGTCGCGAGTCGCAGCGACGCGAGCAGCAGCGGGCAGCGAacgctgaagctgaagcttga
- the LOC108603804 gene encoding bifunctional purine biosynthesis protein PURH — protein sequence MASKKIALLSVSDKTGLLDLGKRLAALGFELVASGGTATALRAAGLAVKDVSDITGAPEMLGGRVKTLHPAVHAGILSRTTPSDLADMKQQQYELIQLVVCNLYPFSSTIAKPDVTLADAVENIDIGGVTLLRAAAKNHQRVTVVCEAVDYERVLAELAAKGETTLETRQALALKAFTHTASYDDAISDYFRKQYGSGVSQLQLRYGMNPHQKPAQLYTQLAQMPLCVVNGSPGFINLCDALNGWQLVRELKQALKLPAATSFKHVSPAGAAVGVALNPAQAKLCMVDDLYEQLTPLATAYARARGADRMSSFGDFVALSDVCDVVTAKIISREVSDGIIAAGYTPEALEILKKKKNGSYCILQMDANYEPSAIERKTIFGLTLEQKRNDAVIDAQLFKNVVSKLQSMPEAAVRDLIVATIALKYTQSNSVCYARDGQVIGIGAGQQSRIHCTRLAGEKADNWWLRQHPSVAGMKFKAGVKRAEISNAIDNYVNGTVGKDMPMTQFQSMFDKAPEQLTTEQKQQWLKQLKGVALGSDAFFPFRDNIDRASLSGVSYIASPAGSTNDAGVIAACDEHGIIMAHTNLRLFHH from the exons ATGGCCAGCAAGAAAATAG ctctACTCAGCGTTTCGGATAAGACAGGTCTACTGGACTTGGGCAAGCGTCTGGCTGCCCTAGGCTTTGAGCTGGTTGCCAGCGGTGGCACGGCCACAGCGCTACGCGCCGCAGGACTGGCTGTCAAGGATGTGTCGGACATCACTGGCGCACCAGAGATGCTGGGTGGACGTGTCAAGACGCTGCATCCAGCTGTGCATGCCGGCATACTCTCGCGCACCACTCCCAGCGATCTGGCGGacatgaagcagcagcaatatgaGCTTATACAGCTGGTCGTCTGCAATCTGTATCCATTCAGCAGCACCATAGCCAAGCCGGATGTCACCTTGGCCGATGCAGTGGAGAATATTGATATTGGTGGTGTTACCTTGCTGCGTGCAGCGGCCAAGAATCATCAGCGTGTAACCGTTGTCTGCGAGGCTGTGGATTACGAACGCGTACTGGCGGAACTTGCGGCCAAGGGTGAGACCACGCTGGAGACTCGACAGGCGCTTGCTCTTAAGGCCTTTACGCACACGGCCAGCTATGATGACGCCATCTCTGATTACTTTAGAAAGCAATATGGCAGTGGTGtttcgcagctgcagctgcgctatGGCATGAATCCCCATCAGAAGCCAGCACAGCTGTATACACAGTTGGCGCAGATGCCGCTGTGTGTGGTGAATGGTTCGCCTGGTTTTATTAATCTCTGCGACGCGCTTAACGGTTGGCAGCTGGTGCGTGAGCTGAAGCAGGCGCTCAAGCTGCCGGCGGCCACAAGCTTTAAGCATGTCTCGCCTGCCGGCGCTGCTGTGGGCGTTGCGCTTAACCCAGCCCAGGCCAAGCTCTGTATGGTGGACGatctgtatgagcaactgaCGCCGCTGGCTACGGCCTATGCGCGCGCACGTGGCGCTGATCGCATGAGCAGCTTTGGTGACTTTGTGGCGTTGTCGGATGTGTGCGATGTGGTGACCGCTAAGATTATATCGCGTGAGGTATCCGATGGTATTATTGCTGCAGGCTATACGCCCGAAGCGCTGGAGATTctcaagaagaagaagaatggCAGCTACTGCATTTTGCAG ATGGATGCCAACTATGAGCCCAGCGCCATAGAGCGCAAGACTATTTTCGGTCTAACATTGGAGCAGAAGCGCAATGATGCTGTCATTGATGCTCAGCTGTTCAAGAATGTGGTCAGCAAGCTGCAATCCATGCCAGAGGCTGCAGTTCGTGATCTAATTGTGGCCACCATAGCCTTGAAGTACACGCAAAGCAATTCGGTTTGCTATGCGCGCGATGGACAGGTCATTGGCATTGGTGCGGGTCAGCAGTCGCGCATACACTGCACGCGCTTGGCGGGCGAGAAGGCAGACAACTGGTGGCTGCGTCAGCATCCCAGCGTAGCGGGCATGAAGTTCAAGGCGGGCGTTAAGCGCGCTGAGATCTCCAATGCCATTGATAACTATGTGAACGGCACTGTAGGCAAGGATATGCCAATGACACAGTTCCAGAGCATGTTCGACAAGGCGCCAGAGCAGCTGACCACggagcaaaagcagcaatggCTAAAGCAGCTGAAGGGCGTGGCCCTAGGCTCTGATGCATTCTTCCCCTTCCGCGATAACATTGATCGCGCCAGTTTG AGCGGCGTCTCCTATATTGCCAGTCCAGCGGGCTCGACAAATGATGCGGGCGTCATTGCTGCTTGCGATGAACATGGCATCATTATGGCTCACACCAATCTGCGTCTCTTCCATCATTAA